The Funiculus sociatus GB2-C1 genomic sequence CGCCTAAGCGCTACCGACGAGAGTTTAGCAGGAGTTCGGGATAGCTTGAATGTTACCGACGAGCGGCTGCAAGGAATGAGCGATCGCCTAAGCGCCACCGACGAACGCATCAGCACCGCCGAGAAGCAGATCAGCGCCACCGAGGAACGCATCAGCACCGCCGAGAAGCAGATCAGCGCCACCGAGGAACGCATCAGCACCACCGACGAGCGCATCAGCACCGCCGAGAAGCAGATCAGCACCACCGACGAGCGCAATCTCAGAAATGATAGTTATATCAAAAATGACCTAGTTCAACAGAAGCGACTACTCACCTTATTTTTCGAGGAAGCAAGGCAAAGATTACCAGAAGCTTTTAACCAAGATCAATTACAAACTTTTGTTGACCAAGAGCAACACTTGCCAGATGCTTTTTATGTCGCTTTTGAAGATCAATTTCGTGGCAGCCGGGAGGAGATACTTAACAGACTCAAAGTCTATTTGCCTTTAATTGAAGAAGTCAAGGTTGGTACCCTTGACAACCCGATTTTAGATGTTGGCTGCGGGCGGGGCGAATGGTTAGAATTGCTGCATAAGTTGGGATATGCAGCACGAGGCATAGACATCAACAGGGTAATGCTGGAGCAATGCCGATCTAGAGGACTTGAAGTGATGGAGGCAGATGTAATTGATTACTTGCAGAGTTTACCTGATGCCATCTATGGTGCTGTAACGGGGTTTCATATTATCGAGCATTTGCCCTTTAATTTATTGATGAAGTTGGTTGATGAAACTTTGCGGGTACTTACTCCGGGAGGTATGGTAATTTTTGAAACTCCTAATCCTAGAAATATATTAGTAGGTTCTGGAGATTTTTACAGAGACCCAACTCATCGCCATCCTATTCATCCCGATACTATTAATTTTGTAGCGCATTTGCAAGGGTTCATTAGAAGTGACATATATGTGTTTGAAAAACAGGATGGCAAACAAAAGCTGAGTAGCTTATCTCAAAAGAGGTTTGAGGAATTGAATGACTACATTAATGTTTCGCGTGATTTTGCATTGATAGCTTACAAAGCATGAGAATAGGATTAGCTACAGTTCAAGTACCATTTATTCGGGGAGGAGCCGAAAATTTAGTATCTGGTTTAGCCAGTGCTATTCAAAACTTTGGACACGAAGTTGAAGAAATATCAATGCCTTTTCGCTTTGCTCCAGTAAGTGAAGTTAAGCGGAGTATGGATATGTGGGCAAGTGAGAACTTTGAATATATGAATGGCTACAATATGGACTTGGTCATTTGTCTCAAGTTTCCCACTTTTTACTTAAAGCATCCCAACAAAGTTGCTTGGATTATACATCAACATCGTGCTGTCTATGACCTCTGGAATACTCCTTTTACTGAAGGATTATCACAAACATCTGAGGGTAAAGAACTTAGACAGGATATTATTGTACGTGACACAGAAGCATTACATACCATTGGGAAAAGATTTACTATAGCTAAAACCGTTTCAAAGCGTCTTCAAGATTTCAATCAAATCAGCTCCATACCTCTCTATCATCCACCAAAGCTGGCTAATCATTTCTATACAGCTCCAGCACAACCTTACATTTTTTATCCTAGCCGTTTAGAAGACCTGAAGAGACAGGAGCTACTGATTAAAGCTATGAAGTATGTTAAATCTCCAGTGGTAGCTTTACTGGCTGGAGATGGGGGAAAGAAACTAGCTTTACAGGATGCAATCTATCAGCTCAATCTCAGTCACCGGGTACGCTTAGTCGGACGGCTTACAGATGATGAAATGTTGGGTTTCTATGCTCATTCCTTAGGGGTATTTTTTGGTTCCTATAATGAAGACTATGGTTATATAACGTTAGAAGCGATGCTAGCGGCTAAACCAGTGATTACTTGCATTGATTCAGGAGAACCAGTAGAGTTTGTGATAAACCAAGAAACAGGGTTTGTTGTCCAACCTGAACCGGAAGCGATCGCGCAAGCAGTTGATGACTTATACTTTCATCAACAACGTGCTGCTGAAATGGGAAAAGCAGGTTTAGAAAGATACCATGCTCTAGGTATATCTTGGAACAACGTCATCCAAAAGGTTTTACACGAATAATTTTTTGAAAAGACTTTACGGAGCCAAAGTTATGAACACTCTAAAGTCCCTAAGTTCCAAAGTGATTCGCAAAATATCAAAGTTATCTCAAAGTAATGCCAGTAATATCACACGAATGGTCTACAAAGCAAATCAACAGCAAAAAGTTACCGAAAAAATTGAGTATAAGCCAATTAGTGAGTTCGATCATTCAAAATATCCCCGAAAGTTAAATTTAGGCTGCGGATTTGATATTAGGCCCGATTATATAAACGTAGATTTTCAGGATTTTCATAAGCCAGACCTAGTATCTGATATCAGAAAATTAGATATACTACCGTCAGATTATTATGAGGAAATTGTTGCCCAAGATTGTCTAGAGCATTTCCCTCGCTGCGATACCGAACCGGCGCTAGCTG encodes the following:
- a CDS encoding class I SAM-dependent methyltransferase; the protein is MVEENNPKINVNELIQKIRQEVAKRESISQPVNREFRVGGVIVESYINHIEALLHNAEFKSQVRTHLPEKFKRFPFNLTGWLQKFSLKLYNFFRKEQRAVNYSLIEALRDSVVLNRNLSEQITALQTQLNGISDRLSATDESLAGVRDSLNVTDERLQGMSDRLSATDERISTAEKQISATEERISTAEKQISATEERISTTDERISTAEKQISTTDERNLRNDSYIKNDLVQQKRLLTLFFEEARQRLPEAFNQDQLQTFVDQEQHLPDAFYVAFEDQFRGSREEILNRLKVYLPLIEEVKVGTLDNPILDVGCGRGEWLELLHKLGYAARGIDINRVMLEQCRSRGLEVMEADVIDYLQSLPDAIYGAVTGFHIIEHLPFNLLMKLVDETLRVLTPGGMVIFETPNPRNILVGSGDFYRDPTHRHPIHPDTINFVAHLQGFIRSDIYVFEKQDGKQKLSSLSQKRFEELNDYINVSRDFALIAYKA
- a CDS encoding glycosyltransferase family 4 protein; the protein is MRIGLATVQVPFIRGGAENLVSGLASAIQNFGHEVEEISMPFRFAPVSEVKRSMDMWASENFEYMNGYNMDLVICLKFPTFYLKHPNKVAWIIHQHRAVYDLWNTPFTEGLSQTSEGKELRQDIIVRDTEALHTIGKRFTIAKTVSKRLQDFNQISSIPLYHPPKLANHFYTAPAQPYIFYPSRLEDLKRQELLIKAMKYVKSPVVALLAGDGGKKLALQDAIYQLNLSHRVRLVGRLTDDEMLGFYAHSLGVFFGSYNEDYGYITLEAMLAAKPVITCIDSGEPVEFVINQETGFVVQPEPEAIAQAVDDLYFHQQRAAEMGKAGLERYHALGISWNNVIQKVLHE
- a CDS encoding class I SAM-dependent methyltransferase codes for the protein MIRKISKLSQSNASNITRMVYKANQQQKVTEKIEYKPISEFDHSKYPRKLNLGCGFDIRPDYINVDFQDFHKPDLVSDIRKLDILPSDYYEEIVAQDCLEHFPRCDTEPALAEWSRLLKSGGILKLRVPNLIGLLELFLWEEKQSIEDQKTLVQCLFGTQAYEGDWHLTGFTQLLLEHYLEQAGFSKIKIQSKDHWLFDVVCEKK